In a genomic window of Sutcliffiella sp. FSL R7-0096:
- the nagA gene encoding N-acetylglucosamine-6-phosphate deacetylase, with protein sequence MKTGLSDSYVLLSVRVMLEEDIIENGFIKFKEGKITDIGTMDQYTNPDDLEEIFLQNELIALPGFIDIHIHGLNGSDVMDATEEALHSMASTLPKEGTTSFLATTITQEKTNISKALQNIHTYMDNQPDPYAGELLGVHLEGPFINAKRAGAQPKAFIMKPGIADFTQFQSDSGDTIKIVTMAPEQENGNNLVKFLTESGVITSIGHSDALYSEMLEAMSAGAQHITHFYNGMRGNHHREPGVAGAGLAHPELYLEIIADGIHVHPAVVKATYLTKGPDKILLITDSMRAKWLKNGEYDLGGQKVKVVNKTALLEDGTIAGSVLKMNEAVKNMMDYTGCSMQEAVQMATSNPAKRLNVWNRKGSIAVGKDADLVIVDEEMQVKMTFCNGKLSYKGE encoded by the coding sequence ATGAAAACTGGTTTATCAGATAGCTATGTTCTTCTATCAGTAAGAGTCATGCTGGAAGAAGACATTATAGAGAATGGTTTTATAAAATTCAAGGAAGGAAAAATCACAGACATTGGAACTATGGACCAATATACCAACCCCGATGATTTAGAGGAAATCTTTCTGCAAAATGAGCTAATAGCACTTCCTGGTTTTATTGATATTCATATACACGGATTGAATGGTTCAGATGTCATGGACGCCACCGAAGAGGCCCTCCATTCCATGGCCTCCACCCTCCCAAAGGAAGGTACCACCTCATTCCTTGCTACAACCATCACACAAGAAAAAACCAATATAAGCAAAGCATTGCAGAATATCCATACCTACATGGACAACCAACCTGACCCCTATGCAGGTGAATTACTTGGTGTCCATTTGGAAGGACCATTCATCAATGCCAAAAGAGCCGGTGCACAACCGAAAGCATTTATCATGAAACCGGGCATAGCCGACTTTACTCAGTTTCAGTCTGACTCAGGTGATACTATCAAAATTGTAACCATGGCACCCGAACAAGAAAATGGAAATAATCTGGTGAAATTTCTGACTGAATCAGGTGTTATCACCTCCATCGGGCATTCAGATGCGCTCTATTCGGAAATGTTGGAGGCGATGAGCGCTGGCGCACAACATATTACCCATTTCTATAATGGGATGAGAGGAAATCACCATCGTGAACCGGGTGTTGCCGGGGCAGGGCTTGCCCATCCGGAACTTTATTTAGAAATCATCGCAGATGGCATCCATGTACACCCTGCGGTGGTGAAAGCAACCTATCTAACTAAAGGTCCCGATAAAATCCTATTAATAACAGATTCAATGAGAGCAAAATGGCTCAAAAACGGAGAATATGATCTTGGTGGTCAAAAAGTGAAGGTAGTAAATAAAACTGCCCTCCTGGAAGATGGCACAATTGCTGGCAGCGTACTGAAGATGAATGAAGCAGTCAAGAATATGATGGATTACACAGGGTGCAGTATGCAAGAGGCAGTACAAATGGCCACGAGCAATCCAGCCAAGCGTTTGAACGTCTGGAATCGAAAAGGCAGCATCGCAGTAGGGAAAGATGCAGATCTCGTCATTGTCGACGAGGAGATGCAAGTGAAAATGACTTTCTGCAACGGAAAACTATCATACAAAGGAGAGTAA
- a CDS encoding M2 family metallopeptidase — protein MLIEKFLQEQNEQFQKLLKQSTHAGWMAQTTGEKKWAEEAGRASSEFSLFYADKERYQQVKDFLKEPGLTPEQRRQLEILEYGMKENQLDKETIEELSTLSSELNYLFNTYTPEVDGKKLSANDIRDILLNSLDTQMREKAWKASKEVGRAVSDKLLALVKKRNESARQLGYDNYYEMSFANQELDMEEVFSMFSDLVEQSDDTYRQLKSELDKELAEKFGIKVHDLKPWHYVDPFFQEAPANEQANLDAFFKGQDLEKLTADTFDSMDMPIEELYASSDLEPREGKNPTAFCMDMNREGDIRVLCNNVDNTYWMGTMLHEFGHAAYNMYVNRDLPYLLRSFAHILTTESIAMLFGKMTENQEWLSKFLKLEDEKLDEMMPSLEKHEQLKMLISGRWIITFVFFERQLYENPDQDLNALWWETVEKIQLLNPPEDRTNPDWAAKIHFTLAPVYYQNYLLGELTAAQLYQYIKGNISDEFFTLKVGAFIRDEFLAPGATYHWNRKIEKVTGEPLNPAHFINAYCHNEKVNS, from the coding sequence ATGTTAATTGAAAAGTTTTTACAAGAGCAAAATGAACAGTTTCAAAAATTGTTGAAACAGTCCACTCATGCAGGATGGATGGCCCAAACGACAGGGGAGAAGAAATGGGCAGAGGAGGCGGGAAGAGCATCGAGCGAATTCAGTCTTTTCTATGCAGATAAAGAAAGGTACCAACAGGTTAAGGATTTTTTAAAGGAACCAGGGTTAACACCAGAGCAAAGAAGGCAGCTGGAAATTCTCGAATATGGCATGAAAGAAAATCAATTAGATAAAGAAACCATCGAAGAGCTATCCACATTGTCTTCAGAATTGAATTATCTTTTTAATACATATACTCCGGAAGTGGATGGAAAGAAACTATCAGCGAACGATATTCGAGATATCTTGCTGAACAGTTTAGATACACAAATGCGAGAGAAAGCTTGGAAGGCAAGTAAGGAAGTGGGGCGGGCGGTTTCGGATAAATTGTTGGCATTAGTGAAAAAGCGAAACGAATCCGCGCGTCAATTGGGATATGACAATTATTATGAAATGTCTTTTGCCAACCAAGAGCTCGATATGGAAGAGGTCTTTTCCATGTTCTCCGATCTTGTGGAACAATCAGATGATACGTACAGACAGTTGAAAAGTGAACTGGATAAGGAGTTGGCCGAAAAGTTTGGCATTAAAGTCCATGATTTAAAACCATGGCATTATGTTGACCCATTCTTTCAGGAAGCTCCCGCCAATGAACAAGCCAATTTGGATGCTTTCTTTAAGGGGCAGGACCTCGAGAAACTCACAGCCGATACCTTCGACTCCATGGATATGCCGATAGAAGAATTGTATGCATCTTCAGATCTTGAGCCTCGTGAAGGGAAAAACCCTACTGCTTTCTGCATGGATATGAACAGGGAAGGAGACATACGGGTACTATGTAATAATGTGGACAATACCTATTGGATGGGGACCATGTTACATGAGTTTGGCCATGCAGCCTACAACATGTATGTGAACCGTGATCTTCCATATTTGCTTAGAAGCTTCGCACATATCCTGACAACGGAATCCATTGCCATGCTGTTTGGTAAAATGACCGAAAACCAAGAATGGTTATCCAAGTTTCTAAAGTTAGAGGATGAGAAGCTGGATGAAATGATGCCATCCCTAGAGAAGCATGAACAATTGAAGATGCTTATTTCAGGACGCTGGATTATTACGTTTGTGTTCTTCGAAAGACAATTATATGAAAATCCGGATCAAGATTTGAATGCCCTTTGGTGGGAAACAGTGGAGAAAATCCAATTGTTGAATCCACCGGAGGATCGCACAAATCCGGATTGGGCGGCGAAGATACACTTTACCCTTGCACCGGTTTATTATCAAAATTATTTGCTCGGAGAATTGACGGCAGCACAACTCTATCAGTATATAAAAGGGAATATATCCGATGAGTTCTTCACTCTTAAGGTAGGAGCATTTATTCGTGATGAATTCTTAGCGCCAGGGGCAACCTATCATTGGAATAGGAAAATAGAGAAAGTGACAGGAGAACCGTTGAACCCTGCACATTTTATAAATGCATATTGTCATAATGAAAAAGTGAATAGTTGA
- the safA gene encoding SafA/ExsA family spore coat assembly protein — protein sequence MKTLQKVLITLSVVALVLGGNTAALAATTHTVQSGDTMWKIAVKYQVGVSELIAANSTVKNPDLIYPGQRITIPEKGEGQTQEEQVAKLVNQERAKYGLKPLKLNWELSRVARYKSQDMIDKRYFSHTSPTYGSPFDMMRNFGISYRTAGENIAAGQKTPQEVMNAWMNSEGHRKNILSSQYTEIGVGYAKGGQYGHYWTQMFISR from the coding sequence ATAACTTTGTCGGTTGTCGCACTAGTCTTAGGTGGAAATACAGCTGCCCTTGCAGCTACTACTCACACGGTTCAATCCGGTGATACGATGTGGAAGATAGCAGTAAAATATCAGGTTGGGGTATCTGAACTGATTGCTGCTAACTCTACAGTCAAGAATCCTGATCTAATCTATCCAGGTCAAAGAATTACTATTCCAGAAAAAGGGGAGGGGCAAACGCAAGAAGAGCAGGTTGCTAAGTTAGTGAACCAGGAACGTGCGAAATATGGGCTTAAGCCTTTAAAGCTTAACTGGGAGTTATCTAGAGTTGCTAGATACAAGTCTCAAGATATGATTGATAAAAGATATTTCAGCCACACGTCACCAACATATGGATCTCCTTTCGATATGATGCGTAACTTTGGTATTTCTTACCGAACAGCAGGTGAAAATATTGCTGCTGGGCAAAAAACACCACAAGAGGTCATGAATGCTTGGATGAACAGTGAGGGGCATAGAAAGAACATATTATCAAGTCAATATACAGAAATCGGAGTAGGCTATGCCAAAGGTGGCCAATATGGACATTACTGGACGCAGATGTTTATTTCAAGATAA
- a CDS encoding GntR family transcriptional regulator, with protein sequence MIDKSSPIPMYYQLESHIKNQINAGIILPGDSIPSEREYAENYGISRMTVRQAINSLVNEGLLYRKKGSGTFVSEKKIEQPLQGLTSFTEDMKKRGLSPTSKLIHFEIIPANSFIANELKINEFAPVYEIKRIRLADGEPMALETNYLSANMVKGLTEEVVNASIYAYIEEKLNLRIAHADQLIESIKASVEDEKLLKIEKGHPMLYIQRNTYLQDGTPLELVKSVYRGDRYKFHIKLNRNHQ encoded by the coding sequence ATGATTGATAAATCCTCTCCGATTCCTATGTATTATCAACTGGAATCTCATATCAAAAATCAAATCAATGCAGGAATTATCCTGCCTGGAGACAGCATTCCCTCCGAAAGGGAATATGCCGAAAATTATGGCATCAGCAGAATGACTGTAAGGCAAGCGATTAATTCCCTTGTAAACGAAGGGCTTCTCTATCGAAAAAAGGGAAGCGGAACCTTTGTATCCGAAAAAAAGATTGAGCAGCCTCTTCAAGGTCTTACTAGTTTTACAGAAGATATGAAAAAACGCGGGCTGAGTCCGACAAGTAAGTTGATTCATTTCGAAATCATCCCAGCAAATAGCTTTATTGCAAACGAACTCAAAATCAATGAGTTTGCACCAGTCTATGAAATAAAACGAATCCGACTTGCCGATGGTGAACCAATGGCCTTAGAAACAAACTACCTTTCTGCGAACATGGTAAAAGGACTTACAGAGGAAGTCGTGAATGCTTCCATCTATGCTTATATTGAGGAAAAATTAAATTTGCGGATCGCACATGCGGACCAATTGATTGAATCCATCAAAGCATCTGTAGAGGATGAAAAACTATTAAAAATTGAAAAAGGGCATCCAATGCTATATATCCAACGAAACACTTATCTTCAGGATGGTACACCACTAGAACTGGTTAAATCGGTGTATAGAGGAGATCGCTATAAATTCCATATAAAATTGAACAGAAACCATCAATAG
- the nagB gene encoding glucosamine-6-phosphate deaminase, translating to MDIIHTPSYEALSKEAASYIANQVRSNPDIVLGLATGSTPTGMYKYLLEDHIIHKTSYENVTTFNLDEYIGLPKTDPNSYYSFMEKHFFQHININKEKIFIPNGLVEKLEVECRNYEEDLIKNGPVDIQVLGLGENGHIGFNEPGTPFHSRTHVVNLTESTRKANARFFTSIDDVPTQAITMGIASIMSAKEIILLVAGKNKARAFEQLLYGDISESFPASVLKKHPCVKIIADSTILEQSSIIA from the coding sequence ATGGATATCATACACACCCCATCCTATGAAGCGTTAAGTAAAGAAGCAGCCTCCTATATTGCAAATCAGGTCAGGAGCAACCCAGACATTGTACTTGGCCTTGCCACAGGAAGTACCCCCACTGGTATGTACAAATATCTATTGGAGGATCATATCATCCATAAGACTTCTTATGAAAACGTCACTACCTTTAATTTAGACGAGTATATTGGGCTTCCAAAAACGGACCCCAACAGCTATTATTCGTTTATGGAGAAACATTTTTTTCAACATATCAATATCAATAAAGAAAAAATCTTCATACCCAACGGATTAGTCGAAAAGCTGGAAGTTGAGTGTAGGAATTACGAAGAAGACTTGATCAAGAATGGCCCGGTAGACATACAGGTTCTTGGTCTTGGAGAAAACGGGCACATCGGCTTCAACGAACCAGGGACTCCCTTTCATAGCCGTACACATGTGGTGAATCTGACAGAATCTACTCGAAAAGCCAATGCAAGATTTTTTACGAGTATAGATGATGTCCCCACCCAGGCGATTACAATGGGGATAGCTTCCATCATGAGCGCAAAAGAAATAATCCTCCTTGTGGCTGGTAAAAACAAGGCGAGGGCATTCGAGCAGCTCCTTTACGGAGATATCTCGGAAAGCTTCCCTGCGTCTGTCCTCAAAAAGCATCCATGTGTTAAAATTATCGCAGATAGCACTATTCTTGAACAATCAAGCATAATCGCCTGA
- a CDS encoding GNAT family N-acetyltransferase has translation MYQIRKLAECTLNQALLAWNRGFEGYFFDAKMDVDRFTARIGKESISADLSIVAFDGEEPIGLLLSGYKNIGNELIAWNGGTGVASSHRRKGVGKLLVDKACELYLQKGIKTSTLEAISENKQAISLYESRGYKVVDEVIHLTLETPVDFEDSLDYQPVYSSSQASQFLPLYQHDTPWQSQWWCMKDGQLIQLLGNEGETVAYALFKKQYSADGTLNSIVVTHCFIEENLSNTNKVLEALFSNLFPPSATTYQCTIAFFQTSNEVVYKYLKTKGFNKKVGQVWMKKPISIEVSGNIKHS, from the coding sequence ATGTATCAAATAAGAAAATTGGCTGAATGTACGTTAAATCAAGCTCTTCTTGCATGGAATAGAGGTTTTGAAGGATATTTTTTTGACGCAAAAATGGATGTGGATCGTTTTACAGCCAGAATAGGCAAAGAGAGTATTTCTGCCGACCTTTCTATAGTCGCTTTTGATGGTGAAGAACCAATAGGACTTCTTTTAAGCGGGTATAAAAACATAGGCAATGAGTTGATAGCTTGGAATGGCGGGACCGGCGTGGCTTCCAGTCATCGAAGAAAAGGTGTTGGGAAACTTTTGGTGGATAAGGCTTGTGAGCTTTATCTGCAAAAGGGAATCAAGACTTCTACTCTTGAAGCCATCTCTGAAAACAAACAAGCCATTTCGTTATATGAATCCAGGGGATACAAAGTGGTGGATGAAGTAATTCATCTTACTTTGGAAACTCCAGTGGACTTTGAAGACTCCTTGGATTACCAACCGGTGTACAGTTCCTCACAGGCATCCCAGTTCCTTCCACTTTATCAGCATGACACACCTTGGCAAAGTCAATGGTGGTGCATGAAAGATGGTCAATTGATCCAGCTTTTAGGAAATGAGGGGGAAACCGTGGCATATGCCTTGTTCAAAAAGCAATATTCTGCCGATGGTACTTTAAATTCCATTGTGGTGACACATTGTTTTATTGAAGAAAATCTATCAAATACAAATAAAGTATTGGAGGCTTTATTTTCCAACCTTTTTCCGCCTTCTGCTACAACTTATCAATGTACCATCGCCTTTTTCCAAACATCCAATGAAGTAGTATATAAGTACCTGAAAACAAAAGGCTTCAACAAAAAAGTCGGGCAAGTCTGGATGAAAAAGCCCATTTCTATTGAGGTCTCTGGGAATATCAAACATTCCTAA
- a CDS encoding GNAT family protein encodes MDKPVYSGRNDEGVGEIMLKPVPMIRTERLQLRSLTLRDSDIIYSYFSNPEMTRFYGMEPFQSKLEADKFIKDFIDDYTTLYRWGIVEKETGTLVGTCGFHAVSDKHRRAEIGYEIDLPYWGKGYATESIQGLVKFGFDSMELNRIGANVYPENVGSRKVLEKVGFTHEGLLRGYLFQGGKYHDANVFSILKDEVVEHRNQ; translated from the coding sequence GTGGACAAACCAGTATATAGTGGCAGAAATGACGAAGGGGTAGGGGAGATCATGTTAAAACCGGTACCAATGATTAGAACGGAAAGATTACAGCTTAGAAGTTTAACGCTAAGAGATTCAGATATCATTTATTCATACTTCTCCAATCCAGAAATGACAAGGTTTTACGGAATGGAACCCTTCCAGTCTAAGTTGGAAGCTGATAAATTTATTAAAGACTTTATAGACGACTACACCACTTTGTATAGGTGGGGCATTGTTGAAAAGGAAACAGGGACATTGGTCGGTACATGCGGCTTTCATGCCGTTTCGGATAAACACCGACGGGCTGAAATAGGTTATGAAATAGATTTACCATATTGGGGGAAAGGTTACGCTACCGAATCTATCCAAGGATTGGTCAAATTCGGGTTTGATTCGATGGAACTTAACCGCATAGGAGCAAATGTGTACCCCGAAAATGTTGGTTCCAGAAAAGTTCTGGAAAAAGTGGGTTTTACCCACGAGGGGCTCTTAAGGGGCTATCTATTCCAAGGTGGCAAATACCATGACGCAAATGTCTTTTCCATCTTAAAAGATGAAGTGGTGGAACACAGGAATCAATAG
- a CDS encoding D-alanyl-D-alanine carboxypeptidase family protein: MKKFFPCVLLSVLLILLGNTSVASAAGPGDLFSESVLLIDAKSGNVLYEKDSERIMYPASITKIVTAIIAIEEGDLEDIVTVSENARNQEGSRVYLLEGEKVTLEKLVQGLMINSGNDAGTAIAEHLDGNEKAFAKRMNTFMEEKMGVENTNFVNPHGLFHPDHVTTAKDMAKIAQYAMENETFRDIVSTKEMYWKGEGWETTLFNHHRLLWDYEGTTGVKNGFVPEAGHTLVTSVERDGMELIAVTLKAASKYYSYWDSMSLLDYGFANFMTEEIEKGEMVSDAAGREYMLAKNIIVARQKQETIALKVNKDKDLLVKVGNREHIREDVLVEQEKSLLTPVPSAASSDSLGSSGPAGETEAKTSLASTAIIFLSLFVFIFIMGLFQKRRRRKKLQQRYSNSLGYSRRSSYNR; the protein is encoded by the coding sequence ATGAAAAAATTCTTTCCTTGTGTACTCCTCTCCGTGCTGTTGATACTTTTGGGGAACACATCTGTAGCTAGTGCTGCTGGGCCCGGAGATCTGTTCAGTGAATCGGTTCTATTAATAGATGCAAAATCAGGAAACGTCTTATATGAAAAAGATAGTGAACGAATCATGTATCCGGCAAGCATCACTAAAATCGTCACAGCCATCATTGCTATCGAAGAAGGAGACTTAGAGGATATTGTTACGGTAAGTGAGAATGCTAGAAATCAAGAGGGATCGAGGGTTTATTTACTAGAAGGTGAAAAAGTAACCTTGGAGAAATTGGTACAAGGGCTCATGATTAATTCGGGAAATGATGCTGGTACGGCCATTGCGGAGCATTTGGATGGAAATGAAAAAGCATTTGCTAAACGTATGAATACTTTTATGGAAGAAAAAATGGGAGTGGAGAATACTAATTTTGTAAACCCCCATGGACTTTTTCATCCAGACCATGTAACCACTGCAAAGGACATGGCAAAAATTGCTCAATATGCAATGGAAAATGAAACATTTAGAGATATAGTCAGTACAAAGGAAATGTATTGGAAAGGGGAAGGTTGGGAAACCACCCTATTTAATCACCACCGACTATTATGGGACTACGAAGGAACAACCGGTGTGAAAAATGGATTTGTACCTGAAGCCGGTCATACATTGGTTACTTCGGTTGAAAGAGATGGTATGGAACTTATTGCTGTCACCTTGAAAGCTGCTTCTAAATATTATAGCTATTGGGATTCCATGTCCCTCTTGGATTATGGTTTCGCCAATTTTATGACGGAAGAAATTGAAAAGGGAGAAATGGTTTCTGATGCTGCTGGTAGAGAGTATATGTTAGCTAAAAACATAATTGTCGCACGGCAGAAACAGGAGACAATTGCCCTGAAAGTAAATAAGGACAAAGATTTATTGGTCAAAGTTGGTAACAGAGAGCATATAAGGGAAGATGTATTAGTGGAACAGGAAAAGAGTTTGTTGACACCTGTACCTTCCGCCGCTTCTTCGGACTCACTTGGAAGTTCTGGTCCAGCTGGTGAAACAGAGGCAAAAACCAGTTTGGCCTCGACTGCAATCATCTTTTTATCTCTATTTGTATTTATTTTTATCATGGGCTTGTTTCAGAAAAGGAGAAGAAGAAAAAAACTACAACAACGCTACTCCAATTCCCTCGGCTATTCGAGAAGGAGCAGCTATAATAGATAA
- a CDS encoding SIS domain-containing protein produces MNIGYFSAIQNLLTEVNDKNKQALQQSASILAECLERDGILHVFGCGHSHMIAEEVFYRAGGIVPVRPILVEDVMLHKGALRSSAMERDPRFADTFLPLQPFQPKDALLVISTSGRNPVPIDVAQYGKELGMKVITISSHAYHSLTTRHSSGMFLAETATIAIDSCIPQGDALVTLEGLETSIGPGSTIINAAIVNDLIIKTTDLLHKKGIAVPIFKSGNIDGAEEHNERAMRKYQDRIEMF; encoded by the coding sequence ATGAACATTGGATACTTTTCGGCCATACAGAACCTCTTGACAGAAGTGAACGATAAGAACAAGCAGGCTTTGCAACAAAGTGCGTCCATTCTTGCAGAGTGTCTCGAGCGTGATGGGATCCTGCATGTTTTTGGCTGTGGTCACTCTCATATGATTGCAGAAGAAGTATTTTACCGGGCAGGTGGAATAGTACCAGTAAGACCAATTTTAGTAGAGGATGTTATGTTGCATAAAGGTGCTCTTCGCTCCTCGGCAATGGAAAGGGACCCACGCTTTGCCGATACCTTCTTACCCCTTCAGCCTTTTCAGCCAAAGGATGCCTTGTTGGTCATATCGACATCCGGACGAAATCCCGTCCCTATAGACGTTGCACAATACGGGAAAGAGCTCGGGATGAAAGTTATCACCATCTCCTCCCACGCCTATCACTCCTTGACCACAAGGCACTCGTCGGGGATGTTTTTAGCAGAGACCGCAACCATCGCAATTGATAGCTGCATCCCCCAAGGAGATGCCCTAGTTACATTAGAAGGTCTCGAAACCTCCATCGGACCTGGTTCCACTATTATAAACGCTGCCATCGTCAATGACCTAATAATCAAAACGACAGACCTTCTACATAAGAAAGGTATAGCTGTTCCCATATTCAAAAGCGGAAATATTGATGGTGCAGAAGAACATAACGAAAGGGCAATGAGAAAATACCAGGATAGGATTGAGATGTTTTAG
- a CDS encoding N-acetyltransferase family protein, translating into MQLKIRTAEVKDLQKIVEIYNSTIESKMVTADTTPVKVESKVEWFQQHNEKRPLQVVEYENEICAWISYQDFYGRPAYQKTAEVSIYLHQDARGKGLGAILLDKAIKECPSLQIENLLAFIFSHNIPSIKLFKKFGFEQWGFLPEVAELDSVKRDLVIMGRKIIE; encoded by the coding sequence ATGCAGCTAAAAATCAGAACAGCAGAAGTTAAAGACCTACAAAAGATTGTAGAGATTTACAATTCCACCATCGAGAGCAAAATGGTGACCGCGGATACTACTCCAGTTAAAGTGGAGAGTAAAGTAGAATGGTTCCAACAACATAATGAGAAGAGACCATTACAGGTAGTGGAATATGAGAACGAAATTTGTGCTTGGATCAGCTACCAGGACTTTTACGGTCGGCCGGCCTATCAAAAGACTGCAGAGGTTAGCATTTATCTGCATCAGGATGCAAGAGGCAAAGGGCTTGGCGCTATATTGTTGGATAAAGCAATCAAGGAATGTCCATCACTACAAATTGAAAATCTGCTAGCTTTCATATTTTCACACAATATACCAAGCATTAAACTATTCAAGAAATTTGGGTTTGAACAGTGGGGTTTTCTCCCAGAAGTGGCGGAACTTGATTCTGTCAAAAGGGATTTAGTGATAATGGGTAGAAAAATAATAGAGTAG
- a CDS encoding pyridoxamine 5'-phosphate oxidase family protein, which yields MPRTEDTLNEQLIDFLQGEKIVSLITSDKETNKPNLSIVSWLVAHQDGKTIKFALGHKAESAFNIEKNPDLILGVVGAGSCYSINGRGTVSDVIDKTMKYRVVTVEVESVEDVIFYGGKITQEPDYIKTYDADLAKKLDEEVYDLLKA from the coding sequence ATGCCGAGAACAGAAGATACTCTTAATGAACAGTTAATTGATTTTTTACAAGGTGAAAAGATTGTTTCCCTGATTACATCTGATAAGGAAACCAACAAACCGAACTTAAGTATTGTATCATGGTTAGTTGCCCACCAAGATGGCAAAACAATCAAGTTTGCACTTGGACATAAAGCGGAGAGTGCCTTTAACATCGAAAAGAACCCGGACCTAATTCTTGGTGTGGTTGGTGCCGGCAGCTGCTATTCTATCAATGGGAGAGGCACTGTATCGGATGTAATCGATAAAACGATGAAGTATCGTGTCGTAACTGTTGAAGTGGAGTCTGTGGAGGATGTCATTTTCTATGGTGGAAAAATAACACAGGAACCAGACTACATAAAAACATACGATGCAGACCTTGCAAAGAAGTTGGATGAGGAAGTATACGATCTATTAAAGGCATAA
- a CDS encoding DUF6241 domain-containing protein, translated as MKNWLKTNKRKLFPFFAVFLLAGALVTYYMSTTPFQEAGSIGVLENQNKSTSKSSGSNSIAVEKENPFKHKNKLNEGDVQNYIHWMSHQKVKADSKWTHYKLTPERVDWLLQMVKEGNYEHEEVYVEILTKWQKGNFSSADLDHNRVWTLLNGNVGKAYGVMSEEEEKEYLQNPNIKFK; from the coding sequence ATGAAAAACTGGTTAAAAACAAACAAACGAAAACTCTTTCCTTTTTTTGCTGTCTTTCTGTTGGCGGGGGCGTTAGTAACCTATTACATGAGTACCACACCATTTCAGGAAGCTGGTAGCATTGGAGTGCTGGAAAACCAAAACAAGTCAACTTCCAAATCATCGGGGTCCAATAGTATCGCCGTGGAAAAAGAAAACCCATTCAAACACAAGAACAAGTTAAACGAAGGGGACGTTCAAAATTACATTCACTGGATGTCACATCAAAAAGTTAAAGCAGACAGTAAATGGACCCACTATAAACTGACTCCTGAAAGAGTGGATTGGCTCCTTCAGATGGTCAAAGAAGGCAATTATGAACATGAGGAAGTTTATGTTGAAATACTGACAAAATGGCAAAAGGGTAACTTTTCTTCTGCAGATCTTGATCATAATCGTGTTTGGACATTACTCAATGGAAACGTCGGAAAAGCATATGGTGTAATGTCAGAAGAAGAAGAAAAAGAATATCTACAAAATCCAAACATCAAGTTTAAATAG